A single genomic interval of Natator depressus isolate rNatDep1 chromosome 16, rNatDep2.hap1, whole genome shotgun sequence harbors:
- the TOR4A gene encoding torsin-4A: protein MDGSQSSTESPTAPKKISLLSSPMRAVIRLRRKVQFLKKNRLHLNLPREHSPELVQTRLLQRQISLSQTNLYNPSMSLFNQATFANSQYFTFDTSVDQSALNKYKRKKSRRKSRVVLYPESSKKYLPAEQKSKAKRCLLLLIGIICFQILNAIENLDDNLQKYDLDGLEKTMHREVFGQKLAVDRIMELLNEYLATHIHNKPLVISFNGPPGVGKSHVGWLLAKHFRSVMDNDFVLQYFVMHHCPNKEATPACQLDLSEKISEMVTRAEIEEKIPLFILDEVELMSPVLLDTLSRFFQPNQTNEFLNAIYILISNIGGSEITTFVLQNISTDLLHQQRKREELLYIIQPILIHFHPLWKSADIIPFGLLEKSHVINCFLEEMMREGLYPDQSHIENLASQLSYYTTGGREYAITGCKQVGAKVNVL, encoded by the coding sequence ATGGATGGAAGTCAGTCCAGCACTGAGTCTCCCACGGCTCCCAAGAAGATCTCTCTGCTTTCCTCTCCCATGCGGGCAGTCATCCGTCTGCGACGAAAAGTCCAGTTCCTGAAGAAAAACCGCCTGCATCTGAACCTTCCCAGAGAACATTCTCCAGAGCTGGTCCAAACTAGGCTTCTTCAAAGGCAGATTTCCTTGAGCCAAACAAACCTGTATAACCCTTCGATGTCCCTCTTTAATCAAGCCACCTTTGCCAATTCTCAGTACTTCACCTTTGACACTTCTGTGGACCAGTCAGCTCTGAATAAATACAAACGGAAGAAGAGCCGCAGGAAGTCCAGGGTGGTGTTGTATCCAGAAAGCTCCAAAAAGTACCTTCCAGCAGAGCAAAAGAGTAAAGCAAAGCGCTGCCTTCTCTTGCTCATTGGCATCATCTGCTTCCAAATACTAAATGCTATTGAGAATCTGGATGACAACCTTCAGAAGTATGACCTAGATGGGCTGGAGAAAACCATGCACCGGGAAGTATTTGGGCAGAAGCTGGCTGTGGACAGGATTATGGAATTGTTGAACGAATACCTGGCCACCCACATACACAACAAGCCATTAGTGATCTCCTTCAATGGCCCACCTGGGGTTGGAAAGAGCCATGTTGGATGGCTGCTGGCTAAACACTTCCGTTCAGTCATGGACAATGACTTTGTGCTTCAGTACTTTGTGATGCACCACTGTCCAAACAAGGAGGCTACTCCTGCTTGCCAATTGGATTTGTCTGAGAAGATTTCTGAGATGGTCACCAGAGCAGAAATAGAAGAGAAGATACCATTGTTTATTCTGGATGAGGTTGAGCTCATGTCTCCAGTTCTGTTGGATACACTCAGCAGATTCTtccaaccaaaccaaaccaacgAGTTCCTCAATGCCATCTACATTCTAATAAGCAACATAGGGGGCAGTGAAATCACAACGTTTGTCCTCCAGAATATTTCCACTGACCTTCTGCACCAgcaaagaaaaagagaagaactGCTGTATATTATCCAGCCTATTCTGATCCACTTCCACCCTCTTTGGAAGTCTGCTGACATCATCCCATTTGGTCTGCTGGAGAAGAGTCATGTCATAAACTGCTTCTTGGAGGAGATGATGCGGGAAGGGCTATATCCCGATCAGAGCCATATCGAGAATTTAGCTAGCCAGCTCAGCTATTACACTACAGGAGGCAGGGAGTACGCCATAACTGGCTGCAAGCAGGTCGGTGCCAAAGTCAATGTACTGTAG